The following coding sequences lie in one Pseudorasbora parva isolate DD20220531a chromosome 18, ASM2467924v1, whole genome shotgun sequence genomic window:
- the hnrnph1l gene encoding heterogeneous nuclear ribonucleoprotein H1, like, which produces MRIGETFKRDHAARRKYQLYQARKQIHCVIMADDEGFVVRVRGLPWSCSVEEVSRFFSGCKIANNGTAIHFTYTREGRPSGEAFVELDSEEDLKMAVKKDRESMGHRYVEVFKSNNVEMDWVMKHTGPNCPETEGDGLVRLRGLPFGCSKEEIVQFFSGLEIVPNGITLPVDFQGRSTGEAFVQFASQDIAEKALKKHKERIGHRYIEIFKSSRAEVRTHYEPPRKGMGMQRPGPYDRPSGGGRGYNGMSRGGSFDRVRRGGYGGGVSDGRYGDGGNFQSTTGHCVHMRGLPYRATEPDIYNFFSPLNPVRVHIEIGPDGRVTGEADVEFATHEDAVAAMSKDKANMQHRYVELFLNSTAGGSNGGYGGQMMSGMGNQSSYGHGGQQMGGGYTGGYSNQSSMGGYNDYNSQGGMNNSYYGSSRGSVSMNGMGGGWGM; this is translated from the exons ATGAGAATCGGAGAAACGTTTAAACGTGACCACGCCGCGCGGAGAAAATATCAATTATACCAAG CTCGAAAGCAGATTCATTGTGTTATCATGGCTGATGATGAAGGATTTGTCGTCCGTGTTAGAGGTTTACCTTGGTCGTGCTCTGTTGAAGAAGTTTCCAGGTTTTTTTCAG gcTGCAAAATTGCCAACAATGGAACAGCCATTCATTTCACATACACACGAGAAGGCAGACCGAGTGGAGAAGCATTTGTGGAGCTGGACTCAGAAGAAGACCTGAAAATGGCAGTCAAAAAagacagggagtcaatgggacaTCGATATGTAGAAG tCTTCAAGTCAAACAATGTGGAAATGGACTGGGTTATGAAGCACACTGGTCCGAACTGTCCAGAAACTGAGGGAGACGGACTGGTCAGATTGCGCGGCCTTCCTTTCGGCTGTAGCAAGGAAGAGATTGTGCAGTTTTTCTCAG GGTTGGAAATCGTGCCAAATGGGATAACATTGCCGGTGGACTTCCAGGGGAGGAGTACGGGGGAGGCCTTCGTGCAGTTTGCTTCACAGGATATAGCTGAAAAGGCTCTAAAGAAACACAAGGAAAGAATAGGGCACAG GTATATTGAGATCTTTAAGAGCAGCCGAGCTGAAGTGCGGACACATTATGAGCCCCCGCGTAAAGGCATGGGCATGCAGAGACCTGGGCCTTACGACCGACCCAGCGGAGGAGGCCGGGGCTACAATGGCATGAGTCGTGGGGGATCCTTTGATCGCGTGCGCCGTGGAGGATACGGTGGAG gagtATCAGATGGACGTTATGGTGATGGTGGTAATTTTCAGAGTACCACAGGTCATTGTGTTCATATGAGGGGACTCCCTTACCGGGCAACAGAACCTGACATCTACAAT TTTTTCTCTCCTCTGAACCCGGTGCGTGTGCACATTGAGATTGGTCCAGATGGCCGGGTAACCGGTGAGGCTGATGTGGAATTTGCGACACATGAAGATGCAGTAGCTGCAATGTCAAAGGACAAAGCAAACATGC AGCACCGTTATGTTGAGTTATTCTTAAACTCAACAGCAGGAGGCAGTAATGGGGGCTACGGGGGGCAGATGATGAGCGGAATGG GAAACCAGTCTTCTTATGGTCATGGAGGGCAGCAGATGGGTGGAGGCTACACTGGAGGGTACAGCAACCAGTCTAGCATGGGAGGCTACAATGACTACA ATAGCCAGGGTGGAATGAACAACAGTTATTATGGCAGCAGCCGTGGCTCAGTCAGCATGAATGGCATGGGAGGAGGCTGGGGCATGTAG
- the hbegfb gene encoding heparin-binding EGF-like growth factor b, whose protein sequence is MDSLRFVIFLSNCLVLLKVCGGASMDRYESGNPRTTVVDLFPTLEKTNTTGHQLHNGTNVHEEDEDYYEDDYLSGDYGLDVPKVAFSTKPKHPSAMPTTEKKTKKGKRRGKGKGKGRKKNPCLGEYKDFCIHGVCQHLREQTHSCVCESGYSGERCHLFTLPVVNEQQRYSRTTALAVIAVVLSLMCLAVIAILLGLRHHKKDDADVESEEKVKLEAMSIQ, encoded by the exons ATGGATTCTTTGCGGTTTGTGATCTTTCTCTCCAACTGTCTCG TGTTACTCAAGGTGTGCGGTGGCGCCTCTATGGACAGGTATGAGAGTGGCAACCCCAGAACAACAGTGGTCGACCTCTTTCCCACCCtagagaaaacaaacacaacaggcCACCAGCTGCACAATGGGACAAATGTGCATGAGGAAGATGAAGATTATTATGAGGATGATTATCTCTCTGGAGATTATGGCCTTGACGTGCCAAAAG TGGCATTTTCCACCAAGCCCAAACATCCGTCGGCGATGCCCACTACTGAGAAGAAGACAAAAAAAGGGAAAAGGAGGGGCAAAGGAAAAGGCAAGGGGAGAAAGAAGAACCCCTGCCTGGGGGAATACAAAGATTTCTGCATTCATGGAGTGTGTCAGCATCTGAGGGAGCAGACTCATTCTTGTGT ATGTGAATCAGGTTACTCAGGGGAGAGatgtcatttattcaccctaCCAGTAGTTAATGAGCAACAGCGTTACAGTCGGACCACAGCTCTAGCTGTCATAGCAGTGGTTCTGTCCCTCATGTGTCTGGCGGTCATCGCTATTCTGCTGGGACTAAG GCACCACAAAAAAGATGATGCCGATGTAGAAAGTGAAGAAAAGGTCAAACTTGAGGCAATGTCAATacaatag